The following are encoded together in the Ketobacter sp. MCCC 1A13808 genome:
- the xdhA gene encoding xanthine dehydrogenase small subunit: MSPALHPIQFLLNDQSVTIDTIAPSMTVLRYLREIRGLTGTKEGCAEGDCGACTVLIGERKGDDLQLRSVNACIQFVPTLHGKMLYTVEYLRQSDGELHPVQQAMVDCHGSQCGFCTPGFVMSLWGYYLDKQSQGTAPSKSELRTLLSGNLCRCTGYKPILAAGIHMFGLPTKKYDKNDKLQQLDTLTAHLSDEDADHFRHDTGDYFAPHTLAQLLALRSQHPDSTLLAGCTDIGLWVNKQFRELNTIIYLGNVTALQQIEHSPQVIRIGAAVSLTDSYGALAHYYPGITELWQRFASVPIRNAGTLVGNLANGSPIGDSAPWLIAVGARVELQNVDGQRTLALEELYTGYQQQARAKNEVITAVMVPLPTAQQRFRTWKVCKRYDSDISAVCGAFQLTITHGVIDSARVAFGGMAATSKRATQCEAALNGKQWSQNSVEAAMRTLDRDFTPLSDMRASAEYRSQIAKNLLYRFYLETRDDQPLNPLQTRAFTLAEQPS; encoded by the coding sequence GTGTCCCCCGCTTTACACCCTATTCAATTTCTCCTTAATGACCAAAGCGTCACCATCGACACCATCGCACCCTCGATGACCGTGTTGCGCTATCTACGTGAAATTCGTGGGCTAACAGGAACAAAAGAAGGCTGTGCCGAGGGCGACTGTGGTGCCTGCACCGTTCTGATCGGAGAACGCAAGGGGGATGACTTGCAATTACGCAGCGTAAACGCCTGCATCCAGTTTGTGCCGACATTGCACGGCAAAATGCTTTATACCGTGGAGTATTTGCGGCAATCCGATGGTGAACTGCATCCGGTTCAGCAAGCAATGGTGGATTGTCACGGCTCCCAATGTGGTTTTTGTACACCGGGCTTCGTTATGTCGTTGTGGGGTTATTACCTGGACAAACAAAGCCAGGGCACGGCGCCGTCCAAATCGGAATTACGTACCCTGCTGTCCGGAAATTTGTGCCGTTGCACCGGTTACAAGCCCATTCTGGCAGCTGGAATACACATGTTTGGATTGCCCACGAAAAAATACGATAAAAACGACAAGTTACAGCAACTGGATACATTAACCGCGCATCTGTCTGATGAAGATGCGGACCATTTTCGTCACGACACCGGTGACTACTTTGCACCGCATACCCTAGCGCAATTGCTCGCATTACGCAGTCAGCATCCTGACAGCACTTTGCTGGCCGGATGCACTGATATTGGCTTGTGGGTGAATAAACAGTTCCGCGAGCTGAATACTATTATCTATCTCGGCAACGTCACGGCATTACAGCAAATCGAACACTCACCGCAAGTGATCCGCATTGGTGCTGCGGTGTCGCTGACTGACAGTTATGGTGCACTCGCCCACTACTACCCCGGTATTACCGAGTTGTGGCAACGCTTTGCTTCGGTTCCCATCCGCAATGCCGGCACCTTGGTCGGTAATCTTGCCAACGGCTCGCCTATCGGTGACTCCGCACCCTGGTTAATTGCGGTGGGCGCCAGGGTGGAACTTCAAAATGTTGACGGTCAGCGTACCCTGGCGCTGGAAGAGCTATACACCGGGTATCAACAACAGGCCCGCGCCAAAAATGAGGTTATCACCGCCGTCATGGTACCCCTACCTACGGCACAACAACGCTTCCGCACCTGGAAAGTTTGCAAACGATACGATTCTGATATTTCCGCTGTCTGCGGCGCATTTCAACTAACCATCACCCATGGCGTTATTGACAGCGCACGGGTTGCATTCGGCGGCATGGCCGCTACCTCCAAGCGGGCAACACAATGCGAAGCCGCTCTCAACGGAAAGCAATGGAGTCAGAATAGTGTCGAAGCAGCGATGCGGACACTGGACCGGGATTTCACTCCCCTGTCGGATATGCGGGCCAGCGCGGAGTACCGTAGCCAGATCGCAAAAAATCTACTCTATCGTTTTTACCTGGAAACCCGTGATGATCAACCGCTAAACCCGTTGCAGACCCGGGCCTTTACACTCGCGGAGCAACCATCATGA